The Leptospira sp. WS39.C2 genome contains a region encoding:
- a CDS encoding adenylate/guanylate cyclase domain-containing protein — MFSSLFSCNFGKTKEAEKGYLEIPEISVENHKKVSLGGEWEFYWNELYGESLFQKINEKQYKYVRVPSSWNSVRPEGKGGDGFASFRLVVKIPDPNIRYYLRIQPATSAYELYINRQKIASSGIVGTDEISAKPKYQIQYVSFQPESYEQEIIYVVSNFHHARGGYRKPIEIGTKEVIQNESLMYSAGEVFVFGAMLTMALYQLTVFFFRREEKSSLFIALFCLFTGLRLVVLDNYYIMYAFPDFSWNWMQVLDYTSAPLLVCFFLSYLRSLFPGKSEVPNWMLRSCWSLSLVYVLFVLLTDPKLFTTTNIVSQVFILFFSICSFYVILRIYRQRKRDSSLVFYGSIILMFGSTHDLMAGNYWFQAQPLMPFSLFVFFLFQSILLARRNARFYTSMDTLTTELIEVNNRLESSNKVYAKFVPLRLIQLFSKKDESKVKRGDFIVKQMSVLSSDIRDFTAISETLSPEETFLFLNDYLRQVGPIIRSHNGFIEKYVGDAIFALFEKEPEDALSAAIQMHKTIAKWNLETHNHRVGEIQIGVGIHFGELMLGIVGEEQRIESAVLSDSMGVANSLESMTKKYGAKIILSLDALLELKEPDSYPHRLLDFIKIPAKQKLIGIAQVLVDGVEETFHLKIQTKEEFEESVNLFWDGDFKGAELGFLSVLKQDPSDKAALLYLERAKQYIQNGPPPGFGKGFLA; from the coding sequence ATGTTTAGTTCCCTGTTTTCGTGTAACTTTGGTAAAACGAAGGAAGCAGAAAAAGGTTATTTAGAAATCCCAGAAATATCTGTTGAAAACCACAAAAAAGTTTCCCTGGGTGGGGAATGGGAATTCTATTGGAACGAACTATACGGTGAATCTTTATTCCAAAAAATAAATGAAAAACAATACAAATATGTAAGAGTACCTTCTTCTTGGAATTCGGTCCGTCCCGAAGGAAAAGGTGGAGATGGTTTTGCTAGTTTTCGTTTGGTGGTGAAAATACCTGATCCTAATATTCGTTATTATTTACGAATCCAACCAGCAACGAGTGCGTATGAGTTGTACATCAATCGCCAGAAAATTGCAAGTTCAGGTATTGTGGGAACAGACGAGATCTCAGCGAAACCAAAATACCAAATCCAATATGTATCCTTCCAACCTGAATCCTACGAACAAGAAATTATATATGTCGTTAGTAATTTTCACCATGCGAGAGGTGGATACCGCAAACCCATTGAGATAGGAACCAAAGAAGTCATACAAAACGAATCATTAATGTATTCCGCAGGTGAAGTGTTTGTGTTTGGAGCGATGCTTACGATGGCATTGTACCAACTCACGGTATTTTTCTTTCGCAGAGAAGAAAAAAGTTCTCTCTTTATTGCTTTGTTTTGTTTGTTCACAGGACTTCGTTTAGTTGTTTTAGATAACTATTATATTATGTATGCTTTTCCCGATTTTTCTTGGAATTGGATGCAAGTGTTAGATTATACATCGGCACCATTACTTGTCTGTTTTTTCTTAAGTTACTTGCGTAGTTTATTTCCTGGAAAATCGGAAGTTCCCAATTGGATGTTGAGGTCTTGTTGGAGTTTGAGTTTGGTTTACGTTTTATTTGTTTTACTCACGGATCCAAAATTATTCACAACAACCAATATTGTTTCCCAAGTATTTATTTTATTTTTTAGTATTTGTTCCTTTTACGTGATCCTTCGGATCTATCGCCAAAGAAAACGAGATAGTAGCCTAGTGTTTTATGGATCTATCATTTTGATGTTTGGATCCACACATGATTTGATGGCAGGGAATTATTGGTTCCAAGCACAACCACTTATGCCTTTTTCGCTATTTGTATTTTTTTTGTTCCAAAGTATCCTCCTTGCACGTCGAAATGCAAGATTTTATACTTCGATGGATACCTTGACAACGGAACTCATTGAAGTAAACAACCGACTTGAATCGTCTAACAAGGTATATGCTAAGTTTGTTCCTTTAAGACTCATTCAACTGTTTTCCAAAAAAGACGAATCGAAAGTGAAACGTGGAGACTTTATCGTCAAACAAATGTCTGTTTTATCATCTGACATTCGAGATTTTACGGCTATATCAGAAACTTTAAGCCCCGAAGAAACATTTCTATTTTTAAATGATTACCTGAGGCAAGTAGGGCCAATCATTCGTTCGCATAATGGTTTTATTGAAAAATATGTAGGTGATGCTATCTTCGCCCTTTTTGAAAAAGAACCCGAGGACGCATTGTCTGCTGCAATTCAAATGCACAAAACAATTGCTAAATGGAATTTAGAAACTCATAACCACCGTGTTGGTGAAATCCAGATCGGTGTTGGTATTCATTTTGGTGAATTGATGCTTGGGATCGTGGGGGAAGAACAAAGAATTGAATCGGCAGTTTTGTCTGATTCTATGGGTGTTGCCAATTCATTGGAATCCATGACCAAAAAATATGGTGCCAAAATCATTTTGAGTTTGGATGCTCTTTTGGAACTAAAAGAACCCGATTCTTATCCTCATCGACTCTTGGATTTTATTAAAATACCAGCCAAACAAAAGTTAATCGGAATTGCGCAAGTTTTAGTGGATGGTGTGGAAGAAACTTTTCATTTAAAAATCCAAACCAAGGAAGAATTTGAAGAGAGTGTGAATTTATTTTGGGATGGTGATTTTAAAGGAGCCGAACTTGGATTTTTATCCGTTTTGAAACAGGATCCATCAGACAAAGCGGCCCTCCTTTATTTGGAACGAGCCAAACAATACATCCAAAACGGACCCCCACCAGGGTTTGGTAAGGGTTTTTTGGCATAA
- a CDS encoding adenylate/guanylate cyclase domain-containing protein codes for MTLFKRIQLGLVFLTMACQLVTPSKGVTSGILDLRSFDWNTGKAITLQGEWKFYPHTLGELPPDVSYTFLPVPSLWNAVPLRSQILDGKGYGTYTIDILLPSDSQIYSLYLPEVRTSFRVTAGNRVVLSGYPGPNKQTTYPSAQGQSFTFVSKDKIQIKIEVSNFHHKEGGLPNAPIFGTAEAIQNYILAESTMDIALTGALFMFGLYHFILFFYRNKQREAFYFGFFCLVFALRLPFVGSKTIYAMFPNISWDLVVYVEYASVFVLGILFLWFVDGLFPRFIETRLIRYFSAFVQFILVYGLIIKPEYYTEFEVVFQVLGVVFAVFLGIRLYQMVVKGLPDSHIFFLGYLILFFGFVYDVFLAYTGEGESSLSQIAVFLFFGVQSTIVTLRTARTFHKKILLKEEFESINEQFILTNRFYAKFIPRDFLTHLGKESIDEVRLGDSSEREMTVLFADIWEYWDIIYSIPLENRILFTNSYLGRIGPCVRKNNGFIDKYIGSAVMALFDGGIQNSIKAAEDIQWELESYNERRKELGYLPLHAGIGIHSGDTMLGILGEEERLESTVISDTVNLSSRIQGLTKKYNARILVSLTSLMLHEDLDTIPYRILDFVRVKGKQETVMIAEVLIPGIDSISDQKIAYREQFEAAIFDYERADFVSALNGFREVHSNNPEDIAAQIYIERCEYYQTAGVGEDWDGVSAWEK; via the coding sequence ATGACCCTTTTCAAACGCATTCAACTTGGCCTCGTTTTTCTCACAATGGCATGCCAACTTGTGACTCCTTCAAAGGGAGTTACGTCTGGCATATTGGACCTACGTTCCTTTGATTGGAACACGGGAAAAGCAATCACCCTCCAAGGGGAATGGAAATTTTATCCTCATACTTTGGGTGAACTACCACCTGATGTTAGTTATACTTTCCTTCCTGTGCCATCTCTTTGGAATGCGGTTCCTTTACGTTCTCAGATTTTGGATGGGAAAGGTTATGGAACCTATACAATCGATATATTACTTCCGAGTGACTCACAAATTTATTCTTTGTACTTACCGGAAGTTCGGACAAGTTTTCGTGTAACGGCGGGTAATCGAGTTGTACTTTCTGGTTATCCAGGCCCAAACAAACAGACTACATACCCAAGTGCCCAAGGCCAAAGTTTTACCTTTGTTTCAAAAGACAAAATCCAAATCAAAATTGAAGTGAGTAATTTCCATCATAAAGAAGGTGGTTTACCCAATGCACCAATTTTTGGAACAGCGGAAGCGATCCAAAACTACATATTGGCAGAAAGTACGATGGATATTGCACTAACAGGTGCTCTGTTTATGTTTGGATTGTATCATTTCATTTTATTTTTTTATCGGAACAAACAAAGAGAGGCATTCTATTTCGGATTCTTTTGTTTAGTATTTGCATTACGTTTACCGTTTGTTGGTAGTAAAACAATTTATGCGATGTTCCCAAACATTTCTTGGGACCTTGTCGTATATGTAGAATATGCATCCGTATTTGTTTTAGGGATTTTGTTTTTATGGTTTGTGGATGGTCTTTTCCCTCGATTTATCGAAACGAGACTCATCCGTTATTTTAGTGCCTTTGTCCAATTTATTTTGGTGTATGGACTTATCATTAAACCTGAGTATTACACGGAATTTGAAGTTGTATTTCAGGTGTTAGGTGTTGTGTTTGCAGTATTTTTAGGAATACGTTTGTACCAAATGGTGGTTAAGGGTTTACCTGATTCCCATATTTTCTTTTTAGGCTATTTGATTTTGTTTTTTGGATTTGTGTATGATGTATTTCTTGCATACACTGGAGAAGGGGAATCTTCCTTATCACAAATTGCCGTATTTTTGTTTTTTGGTGTTCAGTCCACAATCGTGACATTACGTACGGCAAGAACCTTTCACAAAAAAATCCTTCTCAAAGAAGAATTTGAATCCATCAATGAACAATTCATTTTAACGAATCGGTTTTATGCAAAATTTATACCTCGCGATTTTTTAACCCATTTGGGAAAAGAAAGTATCGATGAAGTAAGGTTAGGTGACAGTAGCGAACGAGAGATGACAGTTTTGTTTGCAGATATTTGGGAGTATTGGGATATCATTTATTCCATTCCACTTGAAAACCGAATTTTATTTACAAACTCATATTTAGGTCGTATTGGACCTTGTGTTCGCAAAAATAATGGATTCATTGATAAATACATCGGGAGTGCTGTGATGGCACTGTTTGATGGAGGGATACAAAATTCGATCAAAGCCGCAGAAGACATCCAATGGGAATTGGAATCTTACAATGAAAGGCGAAAGGAATTAGGTTATCTTCCCTTACATGCAGGTATAGGAATCCATTCTGGTGATACCATGCTTGGTATTTTGGGTGAAGAAGAAAGACTCGAGTCTACTGTGATATCAGATACCGTGAATTTATCGAGTCGGATCCAAGGTTTAACAAAAAAATACAATGCAAGAATCCTTGTGAGTTTAACCTCACTCATGTTACACGAAGATTTGGATACGATCCCTTATCGCATTTTGGATTTTGTGCGTGTTAAGGGCAAACAAGAAACTGTCATGATAGCAGAAGTTTTGATCCCTGGAATCGATTCGATTTCGGATCAAAAAATTGCGTATCGGGAACAATTTGAAGCTGCAATTTTTGATTATGAGCGAGCAGATTTTGTATCTGCTCTTAATGGATTTAGGGAAGTCCATTCAAATAATCCGGAGGACATTGCTGCTCAAATTTATATCGAAAGGTGTGAATACTACCAAACAGCCGGTGTTGGAGAGGATTGGGATGGGGTATCAGCATGGGAAAAATAA
- a CDS encoding FliG C-terminal domain-containing protein produces the protein MAPSSGPNKAALAYQILGQYLPDEVFAHLTDAEIESLLLKVESNPSPTKGQEKDILLSFTQFLQKKGIRTHYGNQNQTSNGFGKPNTGLPNKNVTRDRQNSGSPNPTGSKTDPNLKNPNILWDESNLSGQKSQIPTDRGPVLGQNPQTNELYSLLEEILKEEENKRSGPLWMELSKFSEEMLQNLTRDESPEVVARVLSFSDPESASEVLAEYPESHREEIILALSEIDYHSDRERDQLDRFLRFKMELIEKKMPVSKIRSRKAKTAGEILTRLPFLPSQNLIERIQKKSPEYAETIVEHYFRLEDLLHLGRTSLTRFFSEIHPLVIACALKGVETEFRDQVYSNLESWLVKEIKIEWDSLGPVSLAEIEEAQKGVLDRLREAMDEGKVKLWRLK, from the coding sequence ATGGCACCTTCTTCCGGACCCAATAAAGCCGCCCTGGCATACCAAATTTTAGGCCAATACTTACCGGATGAAGTGTTCGCCCATTTGACCGATGCCGAGATTGAGTCCCTTCTCTTAAAAGTAGAGTCAAACCCCTCACCAACCAAAGGCCAAGAAAAAGACATCCTACTCTCTTTCACCCAATTCCTCCAAAAAAAAGGAATCCGAACCCACTATGGGAACCAAAACCAAACTAGTAATGGTTTCGGAAAACCAAACACAGGCTTGCCTAACAAAAATGTTACAAGAGATAGACAAAACTCAGGATCCCCGAATCCAACCGGATCGAAAACCGATCCAAACTTAAAAAATCCAAACATTTTGTGGGATGAATCGAATCTTTCAGGGCAAAAATCACAAATTCCTACAGATCGGGGACCAGTACTTGGTCAAAATCCACAAACGAACGAATTGTATTCTCTTCTCGAAGAAATCCTGAAAGAAGAAGAAAACAAACGATCAGGTCCCCTCTGGATGGAATTATCGAAATTTTCTGAAGAGATGCTCCAAAATCTGACAAGAGACGAATCCCCAGAAGTGGTGGCGCGGGTTCTTAGTTTTTCGGACCCAGAATCCGCCTCCGAAGTCCTAGCCGAATACCCAGAAAGCCATAGAGAAGAGATCATTTTAGCTCTTTCGGAGATTGATTACCACTCGGACAGGGAAAGAGACCAACTTGATCGGTTTCTCCGATTCAAAATGGAACTCATTGAGAAAAAAATGCCCGTTTCCAAAATCCGTAGCCGCAAAGCCAAAACCGCGGGGGAAATTCTCACCAGGCTTCCTTTTTTGCCATCTCAAAATTTAATTGAACGAATTCAGAAAAAAAGCCCAGAATATGCCGAAACTATAGTAGAACACTACTTTCGTTTGGAAGACCTCCTTCATTTGGGAAGGACAAGTCTCACTCGGTTTTTTTCTGAGATCCATCCTCTTGTCATTGCTTGTGCTTTGAAGGGTGTGGAAACTGAATTTCGTGACCAAGTTTATTCCAATTTGGAATCTTGGCTTGTGAAAGAAATAAAGATCGAATGGGATTCGTTAGGTCCTGTTTCTCTTGCGGAGATCGAAGAAGCTCAAAAAGGAGTTTTGGATCGTTTGCGGGAAGCAATGGATGAAGGCAAAGTGAAACTTTGGAGATTGAAGTAA
- the fliH gene encoding flagellar assembly protein FliH: protein MAKLVFKPIQIADLQEEVEIQLPDKYKKFHKTDEQEDFEIDQEGNIIEQYQGPSIEEIEAELQRYRQETEEQVRQLLEDAKKQAKAIEEEGRTKAFQMVQDSKEKIKLEEDSGRAKAEQILDRAKMEVERMIKEAEMKQAEIEHEAYQKGYDAGREVGFKKGQGEVRRLIDRLGTIIGKAIDIREEMIAASEKQMVEMILVIARKVIKDEIIERKEIVLNNIREAMKRIKDRDRIDIRVNFADLELTTAHKDELIKLMESLRKVNIYEDSRVDRGGVIIETDVGAIDARISTQLKEIEEAIRNVEPI from the coding sequence ATGGCAAAACTAGTTTTTAAACCCATTCAAATTGCCGACTTACAAGAAGAAGTTGAAATCCAACTTCCTGATAAGTACAAAAAATTTCATAAGACCGACGAACAAGAAGACTTCGAGATAGACCAAGAAGGGAATATCATCGAACAATACCAAGGTCCATCGATTGAAGAAATCGAAGCGGAACTCCAAAGGTATCGCCAAGAAACTGAAGAACAAGTCCGCCAATTATTAGAAGATGCTAAAAAACAAGCAAAAGCCATTGAAGAAGAAGGTAGAACCAAAGCCTTCCAAATGGTTCAGGACTCAAAAGAAAAAATTAAATTAGAAGAAGATTCTGGCCGAGCCAAAGCGGAACAAATCTTAGATCGTGCGAAGATGGAAGTCGAACGTATGATCAAAGAAGCCGAGATGAAACAGGCTGAGATCGAACACGAAGCTTACCAAAAAGGATATGATGCAGGTCGTGAAGTAGGTTTCAAAAAAGGCCAAGGGGAAGTAAGACGACTCATTGACCGATTGGGAACGATCATCGGTAAGGCAATCGACATCCGTGAAGAGATGATTGCAGCTTCCGAAAAACAAATGGTAGAGATGATTCTTGTTATAGCAAGAAAAGTCATCAAAGACGAAATCATTGAACGTAAAGAAATTGTACTCAATAACATTCGTGAAGCAATGAAACGAATCAAAGATCGTGACCGTATTGACATTCGTGTAAACTTCGCTGACCTAGAACTCACAACAGCTCACAAAGACGAACTCATCAAACTCATGGAATCACTCAGAAAAGTTAACATCTACGAAGACTCACGTGTTGACCGTGGTGGTGTGATCATCGAAACAGACGTGGGAGCAATCGACGCAAGGATCTCTACTCAGCTCAAAGAAATCGAAGAGGCAATTCGAAACGTAGAACCAATATGA
- a CDS encoding ATP-binding protein, which translates to MISKTRISHFFLGFLMFLSPTFVSLVAEPCGTMISSFEKPVVLKTDWLFRKGDNLDWRDESVEETFWVKRSVPDYGISKTENLTGYHWYRCSFFLPDNYTTPVEPIAIQLGRIRDIDEFYLNGTLIDKTGTVLPRMEVDFQKIRIYSLPTHLLKPGLNVMAIRIYAATNLNGLKEAPKIAKERLLRESIFSKELFAMVCGYVFIFMGIYFLVGSIVRGRAGENFFFALFSIFMGIYVLIRTQHRDILFESFTWSYVAELLVLICLPVFFINFMHQYLKIKRNMVLLGYEVFLSVLFIITLFFRNPKTWILVIALFNYALPIAMGLVIYLFVKNGKTNIKKVKFILIGIACLLPTILIDSLSALEIIISMPGTLYLGFLIFLVMISIQLSNDIVIGLENFIEQEKELIQMERVKTGFLINLSSEFKSGMEKIKTAIDNITSNHTKPTSKEVSKPSAKKAAKKKSKVSVTKQSGDPVKQAEDHISYMSYMVEEAILLKRLEEKSYVPFYENFSVLEIIKNCVASVENHLGQHRKNTFIDVKPKDLEIYFPKELLFCILRNLVENAYQYTDPKTDIHIEFYNRDGFHQLVVMDEGMGLSQIEMETIFQKFVRGYRDKKNEIPGAGIGLTLVEASTNFLSGTVSLKSSEGMGAKFTIRIPEKPKK; encoded by the coding sequence ATGATTTCGAAGACCCGTATTTCCCATTTTTTCCTCGGGTTCCTTATGTTTCTGTCGCCAACTTTTGTCAGTTTGGTGGCAGAACCTTGCGGAACCATGATTTCTTCCTTTGAAAAACCTGTGGTATTAAAAACTGATTGGTTATTTCGTAAGGGAGACAATTTAGATTGGCGAGATGAATCAGTAGAAGAAACTTTTTGGGTCAAACGATCTGTTCCTGATTATGGAATTTCTAAAACAGAAAACCTAACAGGGTATCATTGGTATCGCTGTTCCTTTTTTTTACCAGACAATTACACAACTCCAGTGGAACCAATTGCCATCCAATTGGGTCGCATCCGAGACATTGATGAATTTTATCTCAACGGTACATTAATTGATAAAACAGGAACTGTTTTGCCGAGGATGGAAGTTGATTTCCAAAAAATCAGAATTTATTCTTTACCAACTCATCTTTTAAAACCTGGCCTAAATGTGATGGCAATTCGCATTTATGCGGCCACCAATTTAAATGGATTAAAAGAAGCTCCTAAAATCGCCAAAGAACGTTTGTTACGTGAATCTATTTTTTCAAAAGAACTATTCGCGATGGTTTGTGGATATGTCTTTATATTTATGGGGATTTACTTTTTAGTAGGTTCAATCGTACGGGGAAGAGCTGGTGAGAATTTTTTCTTTGCATTGTTTTCTATTTTTATGGGGATTTATGTACTCATTAGGACCCAACATAGAGACATTTTATTTGAAAGTTTCACATGGTCTTATGTTGCGGAACTTTTAGTACTCATTTGTTTGCCGGTATTTTTCATCAATTTTATGCACCAATATTTAAAGATAAAACGAAACATGGTGCTTCTCGGTTATGAAGTATTTTTATCTGTACTTTTCATCATTACCTTATTCTTTCGAAATCCAAAAACTTGGATTCTAGTCATTGCTCTATTTAATTATGCATTACCAATCGCAATGGGTCTTGTGATTTATCTTTTTGTCAAAAACGGAAAAACAAATATCAAAAAAGTAAAATTCATTTTGATTGGAATCGCTTGTTTACTTCCTACCATCTTAATCGATAGTTTGTCTGCTTTGGAAATTATCATCTCTATGCCAGGGACTTTATACTTAGGGTTTTTGATTTTTCTTGTGATGATCTCTATTCAATTATCAAATGATATTGTGATTGGATTAGAAAATTTTATCGAACAAGAAAAAGAACTCATCCAAATGGAAAGAGTCAAAACAGGATTTCTGATAAATTTATCTTCAGAATTCAAATCTGGAATGGAAAAAATCAAAACTGCGATTGATAACATCACTTCCAATCATACTAAACCAACCTCAAAAGAAGTATCAAAACCTAGTGCAAAAAAAGCTGCGAAAAAAAAATCAAAAGTTAGCGTAACAAAACAAAGTGGAGACCCAGTAAAACAAGCTGAAGATCACATCTCCTACATGAGTTATATGGTAGAAGAAGCTATTTTACTCAAAAGATTAGAAGAAAAATCATACGTTCCTTTTTATGAAAATTTCTCCGTATTAGAGATAATCAAAAACTGCGTTGCAAGTGTTGAAAATCATTTAGGACAACATAGAAAAAATACATTCATTGATGTAAAACCAAAAGACTTGGAAATTTATTTTCCTAAAGAATTATTGTTTTGTATTTTACGAAACTTAGTTGAGAATGCATACCAATACACTGATCCCAAAACAGACATTCATATAGAATTTTATAATCGTGATGGATTCCACCAATTGGTTGTTATGGATGAAGGGATGGGTCTAAGCCAAATAGAAATGGAAACCATCTTTCAAAAATTTGTTAGAGGGTACCGTGACAAAAAGAATGAAATCCCTGGAGCAGGTATTGGTTTAACATTAGTAGAGGCATCTACAAACTTTTTATCAGGAACTGTTAGTTTAAAATCAAGTGAAGGAATGGGAGCAAAATTCACAATTCGTATCCCAGAAAAACCTAAAAAATGA